The genomic segment GAGTGTGGTGCCTGCTCTGTCTTGATGAATGATAAGTTGGTTAACAGCTGCCTGATTCCGGCGATTCAGGCTCAGGGAGCACAGATCCTGACCCTGGAGGGGCTCAAAGAGACGGCGCATGGACAATCCCTGACCCGGGCATTTCGCCAGGCGGGGGCGGTGCAGTGTGGCTTTTGTACCCGGGCATGCTGATGGCGCTCTATAGTCTGCTCAGGGACAACCCGACAGCGGATGAGCAGCAGATCCGCGAGGGAATATCCGGCAACCTGTGCCGCTGCACCGGTTATGGGATGATCATTGAGGCGGCGCAGATCGCGTTGGCGGATGGAGGTGGCTTATGGAACAGCTGATCCGCCCGGATAGCCTCGAGGAGGCCCTGGAGTTTCTGGGGCGCACCCGGGCCAGGGTGTTTGCCGGCGGCACCGATCTGATGGTTCGCCATCGTCGTCATGGGGGTCTGCGTGCCGATCTTACCGGCGATCTGTTATTTATTGATGGAATTTCTGAGCTTTGCCGAATCGAGTTCACCGAACAGGAGGTACGGATCGGGGCGGGAGCACTGCTCAGCGAGATTGAGCATCATCCACAGCTTCCGAAGGTTCTCAGGCAGAGCATCCGCGGCATTGCGGCTCCGGCATTGCGCAATCGTGCCACCCTGGGTGGCAATATCTGCAACGCCTCACCGGCGGCAGATACGGTGCCGGCTCTTCATGTGCTGGATGCTCAATTAGAGCTTCGTTCGGCAACGGCCCGTCGGCGCGTTTCGATCGCCCAGATGATCACGGGCCCCGGGGCAACCCTCCTAAACAGCGATGAACTTCTCACCGAGATCATCTTTCCGCGGCTTCAACCCGAGCTAAGCTTGTATCGTAAGGTGGGGACCCGTCAGGCTAATGCGCTGTCGAAACTATCGGTGGCAGCAATGGCTACCAAAAAGGGTGATAATTTTAGTGAATTTCGCATCGCCTTTGGAGCGGTTGCTCCGACAGTGGTACGCTGCCCCAAACTTGAGGAAATGGCCATTGGAGTCCCAATGGATGGCCCATGCATTGAGCAGATTTGTCACGGTTATGCTGAGCTGATCCAACCTATAGATGATCAGCGTTCGAGCGCCCGCTATCGTCAGCGAGTCGCTCTGAATCTGCTAAAACACAGTCTGCTGTCATTAGGCACACTTTAGGAAACCGCTATGAACGAACGTACGCAACGCCTGGAAGGAGAGCCGCAGAGTGCTAATAACACCCTGTTTGAGAAGATATTTCACTTGCGAGCCCATGGCACCAATGTTCGCACCGAGGTGATTGCCGGTGCAACCACCTTTTTTACCATGTGCTATACCCTGCTGGTAACCTCCGGCCTGATGTCTCAGGCCGGGATGGATAAGGGAGCCGTGTTTGTTGCAACCTGTCTGGTAGCGATTGTCGGTTGTTTGCTGATGGCATTTTTGGCCAACTATCCGATTGCGGTTGCTCCCGGAGTCGGCCTGCTGGGTTATTTTGCGTTTAGCGTGATCATAGGGAGCGGGGTGCCCTGGCAGACGGCACTGGGCGCCGTGTTTATCTCCGGGGTTTTGTATGCGGTGATCAGTCTGTTTAAACTCAGGGACTGGATCATCGAGAGCATACCCGACTCGTTGCGCATCGGTCTGAGTGGTGGGATCGGCCTGTTCCTGGCATTTATCGCCCTTCGTAACAGTGGGATCCTGGTGGCGAACCAGGCGACTCTGGTCTCCCTGGGCAATGTGGTCTCACTACACTCTCTGCTGGCGTTACTGGGATTTTTCCTGGTGATCGCCTTTGAATCGCGGCGGATCAAGGGTGGGGTGCTGCTGTCTATTATCATCATCACCATCATAGGATTGGTGATGGGCGACATTAACTACCATGGCATTGTGTCTCTGCCTCCCTCTTTGTCTCCGACCTTCATGCAGCTGGATCTGATGGGCGCCCTGCAGCCGGATATGATCAGCATCATTCTCACCCTGCTGCTGATCGCTATCTTTAACGATGTGGGAACCCTGCTGGCGATCGGTGATACCTACCCGGACATGAAAACCAAGCAGGGCAAGATGCCGCGTATCGGCCGGGCGCTGTTCTCCTCTGGAGCAACCTCGGTGTTTGCATCATTTTTCGGAACACCGACCGCGGCGGTTTATGCGGAGAACTTTGCCGGGGTATCGGCCGGGGGACGGACCGGCCTGACCGCATTTACCATAGCGATCCTGTTTGCGCTGGCCCTGCTGTTCTCTCCGGTTGCCGAGATGGTTCCCAACTATGCAACCGCCGGCGCCCTGCTATTTATCGCTGTGTTGATGATGGGAGGATTGGCCCGGGTGGACTGGCTGGATCTGACCGAGGCGGCTCCGGCTGTTGTGACCACCGCCATGATCCCGCTGAGCTCCTCCATCTCTGACGGTCTTGGGCTGGGCTTTATCTCCTACGTGGTGATCAAAGTTGTTTCCGGCCGCTTCCGGCAGATCCCTATCGGGTGCTGGGTGCTGGCCATCGTGTTCCTGCTGAAATTTATTTTTCTGCATTAACCTGAACGGGGAGAGTGGAAGGACCCTCCCCAAGTAGTGTGAGTTAATCGATAGGAATAATTATGATTAAACAATACTTAAAACCGCGCTCTGTCGCTGAAGCCTTGGCGCTCAAGGCTGAACATTCAGAGCAAGCGGTCTTTTTAGGGGGTGGCTCAAAACTAAACGCTGCTCTGACTCAAACATCCCGTGAAACTGTGATTGCCCTCGACGCCCTGGAGCTGACCGGCATAGAGGCGGATGGTCATAGCCGGCGGATCGGCGCCATGACCCGGGTCCAGGAACTGTGTGACAGTGAGCTGATCCCGGACAGCCTTAAACAGGCCGCGCATTTTATCTACTCGCGTAACCTACGCAATCAGGCCACCCTGGGGGGAGAGATTGTCGCACGGCAGCGTGAATCACATCTGCTGCCGGCCCTCATTGCGCTCAATGCCAAGCTTGAGCTGGCCAACGGCGAGCGGCTGGATATTGAACGCTATCAGCAGGAGCACGCCGGAGCCCTTATCGTAGCCGTGCACCTTGACGATATCCGGCGGCCGCTGGCGTGTCAGCGGGTGAGCCAAACCGTGGATGGTTGGTCGGTGTTGTCGGCTGCGGTAGCGGTTGAGCCTGCCGGTGGATACCGGATGGTGCTCTCAGGATTGGAGCCCCAGGTGCTTCGTCTCAAAGAGATTGAGCAGATGCA from the Dongshaea marina genome contains:
- a CDS encoding FAD binding domain-containing protein, yielding MEQLIRPDSLEEALEFLGRTRARVFAGGTDLMVRHRRHGGLRADLTGDLLFIDGISELCRIEFTEQEVRIGAGALLSEIEHHPQLPKVLRQSIRGIAAPALRNRATLGGNICNASPAADTVPALHVLDAQLELRSATARRRVSIAQMITGPGATLLNSDELLTEIIFPRLQPELSLYRKVGTRQANALSKLSVAAMATKKGDNFSEFRIAFGAVAPTVVRCPKLEEMAIGVPMDGPCIEQICHGYAELIQPIDDQRSSARYRQRVALNLLKHSLLSLGTL
- a CDS encoding 2Fe-2S iron-sulfur cluster-binding protein, translated to MALYSLLRDNPTADEQQIREGISGNLCRCTGYGMIIEAAQIALADGGGLWNS
- a CDS encoding (2Fe-2S)-binding protein; this translates as MKLSFILNGERRELETDPLRSLLDLLRSELRAVATKEGCGEGECGACSVLMNDKLVNSCLIPAIQAQGAQILTLEGLKETAHGQSLTRAFRQAGAVQCGFCTRAC
- a CDS encoding NCS2 family permease; amino-acid sequence: MNERTQRLEGEPQSANNTLFEKIFHLRAHGTNVRTEVIAGATTFFTMCYTLLVTSGLMSQAGMDKGAVFVATCLVAIVGCLLMAFLANYPIAVAPGVGLLGYFAFSVIIGSGVPWQTALGAVFISGVLYAVISLFKLRDWIIESIPDSLRIGLSGGIGLFLAFIALRNSGILVANQATLVSLGNVVSLHSLLALLGFFLVIAFESRRIKGGVLLSIIIITIIGLVMGDINYHGIVSLPPSLSPTFMQLDLMGALQPDMISIILTLLLIAIFNDVGTLLAIGDTYPDMKTKQGKMPRIGRALFSSGATSVFASFFGTPTAAVYAENFAGVSAGGRTGLTAFTIAILFALALLFSPVAEMVPNYATAGALLFIAVLMMGGLARVDWLDLTEAAPAVVTTAMIPLSSSISDGLGLGFISYVVIKVVSGRFRQIPIGCWVLAIVFLLKFIFLH
- the ygfM gene encoding molybdopterin-dependent oxidoreductase FAD-binding subunit; this encodes MIKQYLKPRSVAEALALKAEHSEQAVFLGGGSKLNAALTQTSRETVIALDALELTGIEADGHSRRIGAMTRVQELCDSELIPDSLKQAAHFIYSRNLRNQATLGGEIVARQRESHLLPALIALNAKLELANGERLDIERYQQEHAGALIVAVHLDDIRRPLACQRVSQTVDGWSVLSAAVAVEPAGGYRMVLSGLEPQVLRLKEIEQMQIEGEALQQAVYRAVNPMSDVRGSESYKRYISGW